Proteins found in one Nitrosopumilus maritimus SCM1 genomic segment:
- a CDS encoding indole-3-glycerol phosphate synthase TrpC — MAENILRKLVNNSQMAINDGVYEVEGNLEKSNKDFIQIIKTSGHAPLLTEVKFSSPSLGKIRTITDPVSIASQMIAGGSKALSVLTQPHLFNGSPEYFMKVRQAVDVPMLMKDIMIDKVQIDAAKNIGADFMLVIQSLFDQNFLKEIDEFIAYGHKQGLQILLEVHTKQEFENALKTEADLIGINNRNLDTLEIDLKTTETILSGIDKSRPILSESGIDTPEDIQYLKKCGADAFLIGSSIMKSDNIEEQVKKLVNAY; from the coding sequence ATGGCTGAAAATATTCTAAGAAAACTAGTAAACAATTCACAGATGGCAATTAATGATGGAGTATACGAAGTTGAAGGTAATTTAGAAAAATCAAACAAGGACTTTATTCAAATTATCAAGACTAGCGGACATGCGCCATTACTCACAGAAGTGAAATTTTCATCACCATCGTTAGGCAAGATTCGCACGATTACAGACCCTGTAAGCATAGCATCTCAAATGATAGCAGGAGGCTCAAAGGCACTATCCGTATTAACACAACCACATCTATTCAACGGTTCACCAGAGTATTTCATGAAAGTAAGACAGGCAGTTGATGTTCCAATGTTAATGAAAGATATCATGATTGACAAAGTTCAGATTGATGCTGCAAAAAATATTGGAGCAGACTTTATGTTAGTAATTCAGTCATTATTTGATCAAAATTTTCTAAAAGAGATTGATGAGTTTATTGCATATGGACACAAACAAGGACTTCAGATTCTACTAGAAGTACATACAAAACAAGAATTTGAAAATGCATTAAAGACAGAAGCTGATTTGATTGGAATTAACAATAGAAATCTAGACACATTAGAAATTGATCTAAAAACCACTGAGACAATATTATCAGGAATTGACAAATCAAGACCAATACTATCTGAAAGTGGCATAGACACACCTGAAGACATTCAATATCTAAAAAAGTGTGGAGCAGATGCATTTCTGATAGGATCAAGTATAATGAAAAGTGACAACATTGAAGAACAAGTAAAGAAATTGGTGAATGCGTATTGA
- a CDS encoding anthranilate synthase component II has product MKFLIIDNYDSFVYNIAQYLGELGVDCDVIRNDKITLNEIQEKKYDAIIISPGPGTPEDKKYFGVCSEVIKDMGSSTPILGVCLGHQGIIDAFGGKVTNAGCVRHGKTSPVNHEDSKLFKDVKNPFRATRYHSLVGDKTIIPEVLKVTATASDDGEVMAIEHKDYLIQGVQFHPESIMTEDGKKILSNFIQQVKEKQK; this is encoded by the coding sequence ATGAAATTTTTGATCATAGACAATTATGATTCGTTTGTGTACAACATTGCACAGTATCTAGGAGAATTAGGAGTGGATTGTGATGTGATTAGAAATGACAAGATTACCCTAAATGAAATTCAAGAAAAGAAATATGATGCAATAATTATTTCTCCAGGTCCAGGAACACCAGAAGACAAAAAATACTTTGGAGTATGCAGTGAAGTAATCAAAGACATGGGTTCAAGCACACCAATACTAGGAGTCTGTCTTGGACATCAAGGAATCATTGATGCATTTGGGGGAAAGGTAACTAATGCAGGATGTGTAAGACATGGAAAAACAAGTCCTGTTAATCATGAGGATTCAAAATTATTCAAAGATGTTAAAAATCCATTTAGAGCAACACGTTATCATAGTCTAGTAGGAGATAAGACCATAATTCCAGAAGTTCTAAAAGTTACCGCAACTGCATCAGATGACGGAGAAGTTATGGCAATAGAGCACAAAGACTATCTAATTCAAGGAGTTCAATTTCATCCAGAATCAATCATGACAGAAGATGGTAAAAAAATCCTATCCAACTTTATCCAACAAGTAAAGGAGAAACAGAAATGA
- the trpD gene encoding anthranilate phosphoribosyltransferase, with translation MISDLISKLQEKTDLTYDEMNQVMTDVLSGKTTDSENADFLSNLTDKGETDDELLGMLDKMQEFSLKIEPKNTGTIIDMCGTGGDKLQTFNISTTASFVVAAAGGVVAKHGNRSSSGISGSADIFEYFGYDLNLEPPKIAEILEKHNICFMFAQKFHPAMKHVSVARKQLGKRTAFNLLGPLSNPAKVKNQLVGVFSIEYLDRLPLILKRKGAQNIMTVRSDDGMDEFSTSSTNRVCVLRDDKVLMNAIDPEVVGLHKSSLTDIQIQTKEDAIESFVGVLNNTANQAMIETTALNAAGGLIVANISNNFEEAVELALNTIKDGKAFSLLEKFVQDTGDISKLKEIADG, from the coding sequence ATGATTTCAGACTTAATTTCAAAATTACAAGAAAAAACAGACCTCACATATGATGAGATGAATCAAGTAATGACAGATGTCCTTTCTGGCAAGACAACTGATTCAGAAAATGCAGATTTTCTATCAAATCTTACAGACAAGGGCGAAACAGATGATGAATTATTAGGCATGCTTGACAAAATGCAGGAATTTTCATTGAAAATTGAGCCTAAAAACACTGGAACCATTATTGACATGTGTGGAACAGGAGGAGACAAGCTACAGACATTCAATATTTCCACTACAGCATCATTTGTTGTGGCTGCTGCAGGAGGAGTTGTAGCAAAACATGGTAATCGTTCAAGTTCAGGAATTTCAGGCAGTGCAGATATTTTTGAGTATTTTGGATATGACTTGAATTTAGAACCACCTAAAATTGCAGAAATTCTAGAAAAACACAACATCTGTTTTATGTTTGCACAAAAATTTCACCCAGCAATGAAGCATGTGTCTGTAGCAAGAAAGCAGTTAGGAAAGAGAACTGCGTTTAATTTACTTGGTCCATTATCCAATCCGGCAAAAGTAAAAAACCAACTTGTAGGAGTTTTCTCAATAGAGTATCTAGATAGATTACCATTAATCCTAAAGAGAAAAGGTGCACAAAATATCATGACTGTTCGTTCAGATGATGGAATGGATGAGTTCTCTACTAGTTCAACTAACAGAGTGTGTGTTTTGAGAGATGATAAAGTTTTGATGAATGCAATTGATCCAGAAGTAGTGGGATTACACAAATCATCATTAACAGATATTCAAATTCAAACTAAAGAAGACGCAATAGAATCATTTGTTGGAGTTTTGAACAATACTGCAAATCAAGCAATGATTGAGACAACTGCACTTAATGCAGCAGGAGGGTTAATTGTTGCAAATATCTCAAATAACTTTGAAGAAGCAGTTGAATTAGCGTTAAACACAATTAAAGATGGCAAAGCATTCTCATTATTAGAGAAATTTGTACAAGATACAGGAGACATTTCAAAATTAAAGGAGATTGCTGATGGCTGA
- a CDS encoding anthranilate synthase component I family protein, with protein sequence MDTFGKTQAKVIPLDLSENQFQIYNKISRNYSHSFLFESLTGPEVLAETSVMGFDPKVILKGYSDKVEIIQEGKTKTIQTSDPFSELKKLLGKSDDQSYRYLGGAVGVVNYDAIRMVEDIPDTHNSPQPLMEFGIYDDGLLYDNVHKKLFYFYHDENRFEKLVMSDDEFEEFHSSEVTPNMDKTKFSEIVNKAKEYIHDGDIFQVVLSRKFAFDTSGDNLTLYKTLRKLNPSPYMYHLKQENKTIIGASPEMLVRITDDKVETFPIAGTRKITDDEEKNKQLAEELIHDEKELAEHTMLVDLGRNDIGRVCKYGTVHPESLMEIKRFSHVQHIVSHVVGNLAPENDMFDAFQAVFPAGTVSGAPKVRAMEIIDELETESRGPYAGAVGYFSYNGCCDFAIAIRSIFIEDGKGFVQSGAGIVSDSIPENEFKETEHKAGAMLQALKEASS encoded by the coding sequence ACTTACCGGTCCCGAAGTTTTAGCTGAAACATCAGTGATGGGTTTTGACCCAAAAGTAATTCTCAAGGGATATTCAGACAAGGTAGAGATAATTCAAGAAGGCAAAACAAAGACCATACAAACTAGCGACCCATTTTCAGAATTAAAAAAACTACTTGGAAAATCAGATGATCAAAGTTACAGATATCTCGGAGGGGCAGTAGGAGTTGTAAATTATGATGCAATTAGAATGGTAGAAGACATTCCAGATACTCATAATTCACCTCAACCATTAATGGAATTTGGAATTTATGATGATGGGTTGTTATATGACAATGTACACAAAAAATTATTTTATTTCTATCATGATGAAAACAGATTTGAAAAATTAGTTATGAGTGATGATGAGTTTGAAGAATTTCATTCAAGTGAGGTCACACCAAACATGGACAAGACAAAATTTTCAGAAATCGTAAACAAAGCAAAAGAGTACATTCATGATGGGGACATATTCCAAGTAGTGCTATCACGCAAGTTTGCATTTGACACATCTGGAGATAATCTTACATTATACAAAACACTAAGAAAATTAAATCCATCACCATACATGTATCATCTAAAACAAGAAAATAAAACAATAATTGGTGCATCTCCAGAAATGTTAGTTAGAATTACAGATGATAAAGTAGAAACATTCCCCATTGCAGGAACTAGAAAAATTACAGATGATGAAGAGAAAAATAAGCAACTAGCTGAAGAGTTAATCCATGATGAAAAAGAGTTAGCAGAACACACAATGCTTGTAGATTTGGGAAGAAATGATATTGGACGAGTTTGCAAATATGGAACAGTTCATCCAGAATCATTAATGGAGATAAAGAGATTCAGTCATGTCCAACATATTGTCAGCCATGTTGTAGGCAATTTGGCGCCTGAAAATGACATGTTTGATGCATTTCAGGCAGTATTTCCAGCAGGAACAGTATCAGGGGCACCCAAGGTAAGAGCCATGGAGATTATAGATGAGTTAGAGACTGAGTCCAGAGGCCCATATGCAGGTGCAGTCGGATATTTTTCATACAATGGATGTTGTGATTTTGCTATTGCAATTAGAAGCATATTCATCGAAGACGGAAAGGGATTTGTCCAATCAGGTGCAGGAATTGTTTCTGATTCAATCCCAGAAAATGAATTCAAAGAGACAGAGCACAAAGCAGGTGCAATGCTGCAAGCATTAAAGGAGGCATCATCATGA
- a CDS encoding NAD(+)/NADH kinase: protein MQIGIYGSGTTSNAAKIVKKILDDAGIKSFTITKSKSKPADCVIVLGGDKGVRNYFHRTFDSTLPILGISEGETSGFLAQIDLKEFASYVDILKKQKYTIEEVPRLGVKIDGKNVYPVLNDVAVFSSRSAMLMEHTLRVNGEEVWHDNSDGIIVSTPIGSSAYSMSAGGPVLFQDSAVFEIISVNSLDVTRRPIIVSNDSSIEIDDISARLHCEVVLDGLDRYKVNKTVECTQFFPPAKIIRLKKDSTAISALAKKVHLAEELLSMPPSSKLLLKTLEYEGALTQKDLANKTLLPDRTVRLALSHLLKKGYVKKKVSIRDARQKIYEISKIE from the coding sequence ATGCAAATAGGCATCTATGGTTCTGGAACTACTAGCAATGCAGCTAAAATTGTAAAAAAAATACTTGATGATGCTGGAATCAAATCCTTTACAATAACAAAATCAAAGAGTAAACCTGCTGATTGCGTTATAGTTTTAGGTGGAGATAAAGGAGTCCGCAATTATTTTCATAGAACATTTGATTCTACCTTGCCAATTTTAGGAATTAGCGAAGGTGAAACAAGTGGGTTTTTGGCTCAAATTGATCTAAAAGAATTTGCATCATATGTTGATATTTTGAAAAAACAGAAGTATACAATTGAAGAAGTACCTAGACTGGGTGTAAAAATAGATGGGAAGAATGTTTATCCTGTACTAAATGATGTTGCAGTTTTTTCTTCTCGAAGTGCAATGTTGATGGAACATACTTTGCGTGTTAATGGTGAGGAAGTATGGCATGATAATAGTGATGGAATTATTGTTTCAACACCAATTGGCTCTTCAGCATACTCAATGTCTGCTGGTGGACCTGTGTTATTTCAAGACTCTGCAGTTTTTGAAATTATATCTGTAAACTCTCTTGATGTAACAAGAAGACCAATTATTGTATCCAATGACAGCTCAATTGAGATTGATGATATTTCTGCACGATTACATTGTGAAGTAGTACTTGATGGTCTTGATAGATACAAAGTAAACAAAACTGTTGAATGTACCCAATTCTTTCCTCCTGCAAAGATAATTCGTCTAAAAAAAGACTCTACTGCAATTTCTGCTCTTGCAAAAAAAGTACATTTAGCAGAAGAACTACTCAGTATGCCTCCTAGCTCCAAATTACTCTTGAAGACTTTAGAATATGAGGGTGCATTAACGCAAAAAGATTTGGCAAACAAAACACTTCTTCCAGATCGAACTGTTAGATTGGCATTAAGTCATTTGTTAAAGAAAGGATATGTGAAAAAGAAAGTTTCCATACGTGATGCTAGACAAAAAATTTATGAAATATCTAAAATTGAATAA
- the trpB gene encoding tryptophan synthase subunit beta produces MKYPKNGRFGEFGGKYIPETLVPAIEELEENYLKFKNDKNFKKELDYYLKVYAGRPTPLYYAKNLSEKLGGAKIYLKREDLLHGGAHKINNTLGQALLAKKMKKKRIIAETGAGQHGVATAMACATLGMKAEVYMGYKDTIRQKLNVFRMNLLGSKVHPVKSGSKTLKDAINEAIRDWITNVETTYYLLGSAVGPHPYPVMVRDFQSVIGNEIKSQMKKLNKTPDSVIACVGGGSNAIGTFYPLVDSNAEIIGVEAAGHGLKSKKHSATLSAGSKGVLHGMMTYLLQDKEGQITETHSISAGLDYPGVGPEHSYFKDTKRVKYHAATDTEVIDAFLMLTRTEGIIPALESAHAIAEAIKVARKSKKSESIVVTLSGRGDKDVEEVQNYLSKNVKD; encoded by the coding sequence TTGAAGTATCCTAAAAATGGCAGATTTGGAGAATTTGGTGGAAAGTACATTCCAGAAACCCTAGTTCCTGCAATAGAAGAATTGGAAGAAAACTATCTTAAATTTAAAAATGACAAAAATTTCAAAAAAGAACTAGATTATTATCTCAAGGTTTACGCAGGTCGTCCAACCCCACTATATTATGCAAAAAACTTATCAGAGAAACTAGGTGGTGCAAAAATTTATCTCAAAAGAGAAGACTTGTTGCATGGAGGAGCTCACAAGATAAACAATACACTTGGACAAGCACTACTTGCAAAAAAGATGAAAAAGAAAAGAATCATTGCTGAAACTGGTGCAGGTCAGCATGGAGTTGCAACTGCCATGGCATGTGCAACATTAGGAATGAAAGCCGAAGTATACATGGGCTACAAAGACACTATCAGGCAGAAACTAAACGTATTTCGAATGAATTTACTGGGCTCAAAAGTTCACCCAGTAAAATCAGGTTCTAAAACACTCAAGGATGCAATCAATGAAGCAATCAGAGATTGGATTACAAATGTAGAGACTACTTACTATCTACTTGGTTCAGCAGTAGGACCCCACCCATACCCTGTAATGGTCAGAGACTTTCAAAGTGTTATTGGAAATGAAATAAAATCACAGATGAAAAAACTAAACAAAACACCTGACAGTGTAATTGCATGTGTAGGTGGAGGTTCCAATGCAATCGGCACATTTTATCCACTAGTGGATTCTAATGCAGAGATTATTGGAGTAGAAGCTGCAGGTCATGGATTAAAATCAAAAAAACATTCAGCAACATTATCAGCTGGAAGTAAAGGAGTTCTTCATGGCATGATGACATATCTGCTTCAAGATAAAGAAGGACAAATTACAGAGACACATAGCATCTCAGCTGGACTTGATTACCCAGGTGTTGGACCAGAGCACTCTTACTTTAAAGACACTAAACGAGTAAAATATCATGCAGCAACAGATACAGAAGTAATTGACGCATTTCTCATGTTAACTAGAACAGAAGGAATCATTCCAGCTTTAGAATCAGCTCATGCAATTGCAGAAGCAATCAAAGTTGCAAGAAAGAGTAAAAAATCTGAATCAATTGTAGTAACACTTTCTGGAAGAGGAGACAAAGACGTAGAAGAAGTTCAAAATTATCTGAGTAAAAATGTCAAAGATTAA
- the pyrG gene encoding glutamine hydrolyzing CTP synthase, translating to MQTKFIFVTGGVMSGLGKGVTTSSIAKLLQLADQKVSCIKIDPYLNYDAGTMNPVAHGEVFVTDDGGECDMDIGNYERFLNQDIPKSHNITTAQVYSSVIEAERKGEYLGACVQIIPHVTDEIKNRIRNIAENEKLDFLIVECGGTVGDIESLPFLEALRQMRVEEGPEGVIFVHVTLAPSLDVVGEQKTKPTQHSAQELRRIGIQPDFLAVRCTLPLEEKTKKKIAMFTNVTAKDVLSCHDAKSIFEVPQMLYDQGIMDAIFTKFGIVGMVNASANWDKWNTIAQNMVNHEDQKVKIAMVGKYVTLADSYVSVNHALKHAGAQIGKSIDIDWIDSESITDYSVLSKYDGILVPGGFGTRGSEGIIQTANYARENNIPYLGICFGFQLAVIAFGRNVLKLDDANSTEIEPNTANPIVDLLPEQKDVSDMGGSLRLGANEVLIKENTNAQKIYGTTTISKRHRHRYEINKEYIPKFEENGLIFSADSDNGKRMEMLEIPSHKFYLGVQFHPEFNSRPGFPEEAFAAFIKAASEK from the coding sequence GTGCAGACGAAGTTTATTTTTGTCACAGGTGGTGTGATGTCTGGCCTTGGAAAAGGCGTAACAACTTCCTCAATTGCAAAATTATTACAGTTAGCAGATCAAAAGGTCTCTTGTATCAAGATAGATCCTTATCTTAACTATGACGCAGGAACCATGAATCCAGTAGCCCATGGCGAAGTATTCGTCACAGATGACGGAGGGGAATGTGATATGGATATTGGAAATTATGAGAGGTTTCTTAATCAAGACATTCCAAAAAGCCACAACATTACAACTGCTCAAGTGTACTCTTCAGTAATAGAAGCAGAAAGAAAAGGAGAATACCTAGGAGCATGTGTCCAAATCATTCCACATGTAACTGATGAAATAAAGAACCGGATTAGAAATATTGCTGAAAATGAAAAATTAGATTTTCTAATCGTAGAGTGTGGTGGAACAGTTGGAGATATTGAATCGCTTCCATTTTTAGAAGCATTAAGACAAATGAGAGTAGAAGAAGGACCAGAAGGAGTAATTTTTGTTCATGTAACACTTGCACCATCACTTGATGTGGTAGGAGAACAAAAGACAAAACCAACACAACATAGTGCACAGGAATTAAGAAGAATTGGTATTCAGCCAGACTTTTTGGCAGTAAGGTGTACCTTACCATTAGAAGAAAAAACAAAGAAAAAGATTGCAATGTTTACAAATGTAACTGCAAAAGATGTTCTTTCATGCCATGATGCAAAATCAATTTTTGAAGTTCCACAAATGTTGTATGACCAAGGAATCATGGATGCAATATTTACCAAATTTGGAATAGTTGGGATGGTTAACGCATCAGCTAACTGGGACAAATGGAATACAATTGCACAAAATATGGTAAATCACGAAGATCAAAAAGTAAAGATTGCAATGGTTGGAAAATATGTCACATTAGCAGATAGTTATGTTAGCGTAAACCATGCATTAAAACACGCAGGAGCGCAAATTGGTAAATCAATAGATATTGATTGGATTGATTCAGAGTCAATTACAGATTATTCTGTATTATCAAAATATGATGGAATATTAGTTCCAGGAGGATTTGGTACACGTGGTTCAGAAGGAATTATTCAAACTGCAAACTATGCACGTGAAAATAATATACCATATCTAGGAATATGTTTTGGATTTCAATTAGCAGTAATAGCATTTGGAAGAAATGTTTTGAAATTAGATGATGCAAATTCTACAGAGATTGAGCCAAATACAGCAAATCCAATTGTAGATTTACTTCCAGAACAAAAAGATGTTTCAGACATGGGAGGATCATTGAGATTAGGAGCAAACGAAGTATTAATCAAAGAAAACACAAATGCTCAAAAAATCTATGGTACCACAACAATTAGCAAACGACACAGACACAGATATGAAATTAACAAAGAGTACATTCCAAAATTTGAAGAAAACGGTTTGATATTTTCAGCAGACAGTGACAATGGTAAAAGAATGGAGATGTTGGAAATTCCTAGTCATAAATTCTATCTAGGAGTACAGTTCCACCCAGAGTTTAACAGCAGGCCAGGATTCCCAGAAGAAGCATTTGCAGCATTTATCAAAGCAGCCTCTGAAAAATAA
- a CDS encoding porin PorA family protein, translating to MQKLPFIVLGIGISFLLIWVFGITPELLTSHDILEITAENVGMIQFADCVGCELSEPTKMLFHWDREILEVNGNALLLRTTYDYKDILTAESFWVTDFTEAVDKNTREYLDKTGHFAFPPHVEKKDYFVYDIGGVVMHYHFVEETTLDGVTVYKFEGEEIFDVSDVYPDFSEQIWEHYRATNHIEPVTGMDVSFSEQFTDYALVDDQKIVVLDAWDEPTEFSEKTLLKQVKNLKSLYFMYENIIPSIIGLATLAGFIVTMLAGRVSKGETKIAELEEIDKQKDELVSMVSHEIKNPLTPIILACQLLLTEKEGPLTQKQKHRIKQILVNSNQVTALLSDLSDIKTLDRNDMNLRKEDVNVDILLKKIIPNLKDMVESRGAVLELKVKKSKTISCDAARISQVVTNIVKNAVDFVPTTNGKIVISSDVTDDGQTLISIEDNGIGIPEEHHETVFEKFHQLDTPKDISHQGTGLGLAICKGIVESHGGKIWVAKDYTGGAKFNILLP from the coding sequence ATGCAAAAATTACCTTTCATTGTTTTAGGAATAGGAATTTCTTTTCTTTTAATTTGGGTTTTTGGAATAACTCCCGAACTATTAACTAGTCACGACATCTTAGAAATTACTGCTGAAAATGTTGGAATGATTCAATTTGCTGACTGTGTTGGATGTGAACTTTCTGAACCTACAAAAATGCTATTTCATTGGGATCGAGAAATTCTGGAAGTAAATGGCAATGCATTATTGTTACGTACTACATATGATTACAAAGATATCTTAACTGCTGAGAGTTTTTGGGTTACCGATTTTACTGAGGCTGTGGATAAAAACACTCGTGAATATTTAGACAAAACTGGTCACTTTGCATTCCCTCCACACGTAGAGAAAAAAGACTACTTTGTTTATGATATTGGTGGAGTTGTAATGCATTATCATTTTGTTGAAGAAACTACTCTTGATGGAGTAACTGTTTACAAATTTGAGGGTGAAGAAATTTTTGATGTATCTGATGTTTATCCTGATTTTTCAGAACAAATTTGGGAACATTATAGAGCTACAAATCACATTGAACCTGTAACAGGAATGGATGTTTCATTTAGTGAACAATTTACAGATTATGCGTTAGTTGATGATCAAAAAATTGTTGTTTTAGATGCATGGGATGAACCAACAGAATTTTCTGAAAAAACATTATTGAAACAAGTAAAGAATCTCAAATCTCTTTATTTTATGTATGAAAATATTATCCCATCTATAATTGGTCTTGCTACCTTAGCAGGATTTATTGTGACAATGTTAGCTGGTAGAGTTTCAAAAGGTGAGACAAAGATTGCAGAACTAGAAGAAATTGATAAACAAAAAGATGAACTTGTTTCTATGGTTAGTCATGAGATAAAAAATCCTTTAACTCCAATCATTTTGGCATGCCAATTATTGCTTACAGAAAAAGAAGGCCCTTTAACTCAAAAACAAAAACATAGAATCAAGCAAATTTTGGTAAATTCTAACCAAGTTACTGCTTTGTTATCTGATTTGTCTGATATCAAAACTTTAGATAGAAATGATATGAATTTGCGTAAAGAAGATGTCAATGTTGATATTCTATTGAAAAAAATTATTCCCAACCTAAAAGATATGGTCGAATCACGAGGGGCTGTTTTGGAATTAAAAGTTAAAAAATCTAAAACAATCTCATGTGACGCTGCTCGTATCTCTCAAGTTGTTACAAACATTGTCAAGAACGCTGTTGACTTTGTTCCAACAACAAATGGAAAAATTGTCATTTCATCTGATGTCACTGATGATGGCCAGACTTTGATTAGCATTGAAGATAACGGAATAGGGATTCCTGAGGAACATCATGAAACCGTATTTGAGAAATTCCATCAATTAGATACTCCTAAAGATATTTCTCACCAAGGAACTGGCCTTGGATTGGCCATTTGCAAGGGAATTGTTGAATCTCATGGTGGAAAAATCTGGGTTGCAAAAGACTACACTGGTGGTGCTAAATTCAATATTCTTTTGCCTTAA
- a CDS encoding cupredoxin domain-containing protein produces the protein MKYALAVLPLMAILMVGSGFAFAESYEIKIPSGASDENFPYFWSQKDTGETSGIITIFPGDTITWSNADTAFHTITSINPTGERTPTPDDENGLFDSGFFTAGKSFTHQFDELGDFYYYCTLHPWMNGVVHVVLDPGSVKSIDGIASGYTDDGLGFEVKYFLDAHLAPAVHVNPDEKTLTFTLTGESNNEHLTITLPKELIDNPTSVWVDGNMVEFESDSTISGNTATQLVIPLDNTSREVKIMGSKVIPEFGGIALLVLTISIISVIIFSKKTSLIALR, from the coding sequence ATGAAGTATGCACTTGCAGTTTTACCTCTAATGGCAATATTGATGGTCGGTTCAGGTTTTGCCTTTGCTGAAAGCTATGAAATTAAAATTCCTTCAGGTGCATCTGATGAAAACTTTCCTTACTTTTGGTCTCAAAAAGACACTGGTGAGACATCTGGTATAATCACTATTTTTCCAGGAGATACTATCACATGGTCTAATGCTGATACTGCATTTCACACTATAACCTCAATCAATCCTACAGGGGAACGAACACCTACACCTGATGATGAAAATGGACTATTTGATAGTGGATTTTTCACTGCAGGAAAATCTTTCACTCATCAGTTTGATGAACTTGGTGATTTTTACTATTATTGCACACTTCATCCTTGGATGAATGGTGTAGTTCATGTTGTTTTGGATCCTGGCAGTGTTAAATCCATTGATGGAATAGCATCTGGTTATACTGATGATGGGTTAGGATTTGAAGTAAAATATTTCCTAGATGCACATTTGGCTCCTGCAGTACACGTTAATCCTGATGAGAAAACTTTGACATTTACTTTAACAGGGGAGAGTAACAATGAACATCTTACCATAACTCTGCCAAAGGAACTAATTGACAATCCTACATCTGTTTGGGTTGATGGAAATATGGTAGAGTTTGAATCTGATTCTACAATTAGTGGTAATACTGCAACTCAACTAGTCATCCCACTTGATAATACTTCAAGAGAAGTCAAGATAATGGGTTCTAAAGTAATTCCTGAATTTGGAGGAATTGCCTTGTTGGTTCTCACAATCTCTATAATCTCAGTCATCATCTTTTCAAAAAAGACTAGTTTGATTGCTCTAAGATGA
- the trpA gene encoding tryptophan synthase subunit alpha has translation MSKIKEKFAELQTRKEKALISYIMAGFPNEKSTMSVVRGLVKGGVDIIELGFPFSDPLADGPVIQNASTISLEKGTKIDKFFALVKKIRKETDIPLVLMTYTNILYHKGYSKFIAEAKKSGIDGFILPDMSIEESKDYLKAARKNADTIFLISPNTNKTRIQKIAKASSGFLYLVAVYGTTGVKTGIKNYTIDAIKNVKKQTKGKIPVGVGFGVSTPDDVKKYIKAGADGVIVGSAFLKLIEKTPQNKLESKIASFTKSLKKQTLQKK, from the coding sequence ATGTCAAAGATTAAAGAAAAGTTTGCAGAATTGCAAACAAGAAAAGAAAAGGCCCTAATTTCATATATTATGGCAGGTTTTCCAAATGAAAAATCAACAATGTCAGTTGTTAGAGGATTAGTAAAGGGAGGAGTAGATATTATCGAGTTGGGATTTCCATTCTCTGATCCTCTTGCAGATGGGCCAGTTATTCAAAATGCAAGCACGATATCCCTTGAGAAAGGCACAAAAATAGACAAATTTTTTGCGCTAGTAAAAAAAATCAGAAAGGAGACAGATATTCCTCTAGTACTCATGACATACACCAATATCCTATACCACAAAGGATATTCAAAATTCATAGCAGAGGCAAAAAAATCAGGAATTGATGGATTTATTCTACCAGATATGTCCATAGAAGAATCAAAAGATTATCTTAAAGCTGCAAGAAAAAATGCAGACACAATATTTCTAATATCCCCCAATACCAATAAAACAAGAATTCAAAAGATTGCCAAAGCATCTTCAGGATTTTTGTACCTTGTTGCAGTTTATGGAACTACAGGAGTAAAAACAGGAATTAAAAATTACACTATAGATGCTATCAAAAATGTCAAAAAGCAAACAAAAGGAAAAATTCCAGTTGGTGTAGGGTTTGGAGTTTCAACACCTGATGATGTAAAAAAATACATCAAAGCAGGAGCAGATGGAGTAATTGTAGGTAGTGCTTTTTTGAAATTAATTGAGAAAACTCCTCAAAACAAACTAGAGTCAAAAATAGCATCATTTACAAAATCACTAAAAAAACAGACATTGCAGAAAAAATAA